The following are from one region of the Phyllostomus discolor isolate MPI-MPIP mPhyDis1 chromosome 9, mPhyDis1.pri.v3, whole genome shotgun sequence genome:
- the ACTL10 gene encoding actin-like protein 10, with product MASTGFLALCSTGAFSGLAVEAGAGVCHATPIYAGHSWHKATFRLEVAGTTLSRYLRDLLVAACPDLLLQTLPRKAITQLKKRCCYVSLDFEGDLHNPARHHPTSFCLGNGCSVCLSSERFRCPEPIFQPGLLGHTEPGLPTLAFWALQNVPGTLRRRLANTVVLAGGSTLFPGFTERLERELEAQCQQNGCGALQPHLVAKPGRGTAVWTGGSMVASFHNFQRHWMTRAMYQECGSRLVHKVFD from the coding sequence ATGGCGAGCACTGGGTTCTTGGCTCTCTGCTCCACTGGTGCGTTCAGTGGGCTGGCCGTGGAGGCAGGTGCGGGTGTGTGCCATGCCACACCCATCTATGCGGGCCACTCGTGGCACAAGGCCACCTTCCGGCTGGAGGTAGCAGGCACCACCCTGTCGCGCTACCTGCGGGATCTGCTGGTGGCAGCGTGTCCGGATCTACTGCTGCAGACCTTACCTCGAAAGGCCATCACACAGCTCAAGAAGCGCTGCTGCTACGTGTCGCTGGACTTTGAGGGTGACCTCCATAACCCTGCCCGCCACCATCCAACCAGCTTCTGCTTAGGCAATGGCTGCTCTGTCTGCCTCAGCAGCGAGCGCTTCCGCTGCCCTGAACCCATCTTTCAGCCTGGTCTGCTAGGCCACACTGAGCCAGGACTGCCCACACTGGCCTTCTGGGCACTGCAGAACGTGCCTGGAACACTGCGGAGGAGGCTGGCTAACACTGTGGTGCTGGCCGGTGGCTCCACACTTTTCCCTGGTTTCACTGAGCGCCTGGAAAGGGAGCTGGAAGCCCAGTGCCAGCAGAATGGCTGTGGGGCACTGCAGCCACACCTAGTGGCCAAGCCTGGACGCGGCACAGCAGTGTGGACAGGCGGCTCCATGGTGGCTTCATTTCACAACTTCCAACGCCACTGGATGACCCGGGCCATGTACCAGGAGTGTGGCTCCAGGCTGGTGCATAAAGTCTTCGACTGA